In Candidatus Sodalis pierantonius str. SOPE, one DNA window encodes the following:
- the der gene encoding ribosome biogenesis GTPase Der, producing the protein MIPVVALVGRPNVGKSTLFNRLTRTRDALVADFPGLTRDRKYGRAEWEGHEFIVIDTGGIDGTEEGVETYMAGQSLVAIEEADIVLFMVDGRAGLMAADQGIAKHLRSRQKTTVIVANKTDGIDADSAVGDFYALGMGDIVPIAASHGRGINSLLEQVLLPLVSDGLPVDDADDEDEFEPWPDDEAEALAQEEEEEPFDPQSLPIKLAIVGRPNVGKSTLTNRILGEERVVVYDMPGTTRDSIYIPMVRDEREYVLIDTAGVRKRGKVTETVEKFSVIKTLQAIEDANVVLLVIDAREGISDQDLSLLGFILNSGRSLVIAVNKWDGLSSETRDDVKQALDHRLGFIDFARVHFISALHGSGVGNLFESVNEAYQCATKRVSTALLTRIMRMAVDEHQPPLVRGRRVKPKYAHAGGYNPPIVVIHGTQVKDLPDSYKRYLMNYFRRSLEIMGTPIRIQFNEAANPFAGRRNTLTPTQLRKRKRLMSHIKKNK; encoded by the coding sequence ATGATACCTGTCGTCGCGCTGGTCGGGCGCCCGAATGTAGGAAAATCCACTCTATTCAATCGACTGACGCGCACCCGTGATGCGCTGGTGGCGGATTTTCCGGGGCTGACGCGTGACCGCAAGTATGGTCGTGCCGAATGGGAAGGCCATGAATTTATCGTTATCGACACCGGCGGTATTGATGGCACGGAAGAAGGGGTCGAGACCTATATGGCCGGGCAATCGCTGGTAGCGATTGAAGAGGCCGATATCGTGCTGTTTATGGTGGACGGACGCGCCGGGCTGATGGCGGCCGACCAAGGTATCGCCAAACATCTGCGCAGCCGCCAGAAAACCACGGTCATCGTCGCCAATAAAACCGACGGCATCGATGCCGACAGCGCCGTAGGCGATTTTTATGCCCTGGGCATGGGCGACATCGTACCTATCGCCGCCTCGCATGGGCGCGGTATCAACAGCCTGCTGGAGCAAGTTCTGCTGCCGCTGGTAAGCGACGGCCTGCCGGTGGACGATGCGGACGACGAGGACGAGTTTGAACCCTGGCCGGACGATGAAGCCGAGGCGCTGGCGCAGGAAGAAGAGGAAGAGCCCTTTGACCCGCAGTCGCTGCCGATAAAGCTGGCGATCGTCGGCCGTCCCAACGTCGGTAAATCCACGCTGACCAACCGCATTCTCGGCGAAGAGCGCGTAGTGGTGTACGATATGCCCGGCACCACCCGTGACAGCATTTATATTCCGATGGTGCGTGACGAGCGGGAATATGTCTTGATCGACACCGCTGGCGTGCGCAAGCGCGGTAAAGTCACGGAAACGGTGGAAAAATTTTCCGTCATCAAAACCCTGCAGGCTATCGAAGATGCCAATGTGGTGTTGCTGGTCATTGACGCCCGTGAAGGTATCTCCGATCAGGATTTATCGCTGCTGGGCTTTATTCTCAACAGCGGGCGGTCGCTGGTGATCGCGGTCAATAAATGGGATGGCCTGTCCAGCGAAACGCGCGACGACGTGAAACAAGCACTGGATCACCGTCTGGGCTTTATCGATTTCGCCCGGGTTCATTTCATTTCGGCCCTGCACGGCAGCGGCGTCGGCAACCTGTTCGAGTCGGTAAATGAAGCTTACCAATGCGCCACCAAGCGGGTGAGCACGGCATTACTGACGCGCATCATGCGCATGGCGGTGGATGAACATCAACCGCCGCTGGTGCGCGGACGGCGCGTAAAACCTAAGTATGCCCATGCCGGCGGTTATAATCCGCCGATCGTGGTGATCCACGGCACGCAGGTTAAAGATCTGCCGGACAGCTATAAACGTTATCTGATGAACTATTTCCGCCGCTCGCTGGAGATTATGGGCACGCCCATCCGTATTCAGTTCAACGAGGCCGCCAACCCCTTTGCCGGCCGGCGTAACACCCTGACGCCAACGCAGCTGCGTAAACGTAAACGGTTAATGAGCCATATCAAGAAAAACAAATAA
- a CDS encoding zinc ribbon domain-containing protein, which produces MAQCEVCQQALVARGDGLHCPACGQDYREQARCPDCGQPLEILKACGAVDYFCPHGDGLIAKKRVTLSLVPR; this is translated from the coding sequence ATGGCGCAATGTGAGGTCTGCCAACAAGCGCTGGTGGCGCGGGGCGATGGGCTGCACTGTCCCGCCTGCGGGCAGGATTACCGTGAGCAGGCGCGTTGCCCCGATTGCGGGCAGCCGCTGGAGATACTCAAAGCCTGCGGCGCGGTGGATTATTTTTGCCCTCATGGCGACGGTTTGATCGCCAAAAAGCGGGTGACGCTGTCGCTTGTCCCCCGCTGA
- the istB gene encoding IS21-like element ISSoEn3 family helper ATPase IstB, with amino-acid sequence MDTLLMALRELKLSAMVQALETQRELPGSYGELGFEERLSLMVEAENLHRKNNHIYRLRRQSQMRLQAKPEDIRYIPSRGVTPEQMRDLLGGQYLKYQKSILITGPTGTGKTWLSCALGEQACRQQYSVRYWRVGRLLAHLHQCQVDGTYLKQLKQLEKIELLILDDVGLESISPMQATMLLEVMEDRYDKSSSILISQLPVKKWYGLIENPTTADALLDRLVHPSYRLELKGESLRKEQGVASTGKID; translated from the coding sequence ATGGATACACTGTTAATGGCTCTGCGAGAGCTGAAGTTGTCGGCAATGGTCCAGGCGTTGGAGACGCAACGCGAACTCCCGGGGAGTTATGGGGAGCTGGGGTTCGAGGAGCGGTTGTCGCTGATGGTAGAAGCGGAAAATTTGCATAGAAAAAACAATCACATATACCGTCTGCGACGGCAATCTCAAATGCGCTTGCAGGCAAAACCGGAAGATATCCGCTATATCCCTAGCCGAGGAGTGACACCGGAACAGATGCGAGATCTGCTAGGGGGACAATATCTGAAATATCAGAAAAGCATACTCATCACGGGGCCAACAGGTACGGGCAAAACCTGGCTCAGTTGTGCGCTTGGTGAGCAGGCATGCCGGCAGCAATATAGCGTGCGTTACTGGCGAGTGGGTCGGTTGCTGGCCCATCTTCACCAGTGTCAGGTAGACGGGACCTATCTAAAACAGCTTAAGCAGTTAGAAAAAATAGAGTTACTGATCTTGGACGACGTGGGCCTAGAATCAATAAGTCCGATGCAGGCAACGATGCTGTTGGAGGTGATGGAAGATCGCTACGACAAAAGCAGCAGCATCCTGATCAGTCAACTGCCGGTGAAAAAATGGTATGGACTGATAGAAAACCCCACGACAGCTGACGCGTTACTCGATCGGTTAGTACACCCCAGCTATAGACTGGAACTTAAAGGCGAATCACTACGCAAAGAGCAAGGAGTAGCCAGCACAGGAAAAATAGACTAA
- the istA gene encoding IS21-like element ISSoEn3 family transposase, which translates to MARKKKKARTEMCIYINVLRMKFEQRRSNRTIAAALGIGCTTVHDILGRFTVANLVWPLPAELSPVDLDRLLYPGKSGKVINTLPSWLDIDTELSRKGMTKQLLWMEYQSAVGGDALGYSQFCALFRDWKKKQRRSMRMEHKAGEKLFIDFCGPTVPIVNPATGSVRQVAIFVAAMGVSGYAYIEACEGQDMALWLNANSRCLHFMGGVPELMIPDNLRSAVSTPDRYEPVINQSYQALANHYETVVLPARPRKPKDKAKSESTVQLVERWVLARLRKRRFYSLAELNQVIRELNHELNLRPMRHYGGQSRLERFEQLDKPALGPLPPTQWEYSEYLVARVGPDYHIDYGKNWYSVPHPLVGERVDVIATQRLVQIHHKGVCVATHPRSDNAYRHTTQAAHMPANHKGQSQWTPERLCSWALSVGVCTLKVVESIQKSKAHPEQAYRSVLGLLNLQRRYETTRLEKACALALEKGCINRSFIANVLKHGRESEVTQDGAGVSMLVHENLRGPDSYH; encoded by the coding sequence ATGGCACGTAAAAAGAAGAAAGCGAGAACGGAAATGTGCATCTATATTAATGTCTTACGTATGAAATTCGAGCAGCGTCGCTCGAATCGCACTATCGCAGCAGCGCTCGGCATAGGCTGTACTACCGTGCACGATATCCTCGGCCGATTCACGGTAGCTAACCTGGTCTGGCCATTGCCGGCGGAACTGTCCCCCGTCGACCTCGACCGCCTGCTCTATCCCGGCAAATCCGGAAAAGTTATCAATACCTTACCCAGCTGGCTTGATATCGATACCGAGTTAAGCCGCAAGGGCATGACCAAGCAGCTGCTCTGGATGGAATATCAGTCCGCCGTGGGCGGTGATGCCCTCGGTTACTCACAGTTTTGTGCACTGTTCCGTGACTGGAAAAAGAAGCAGCGGCGTTCCATGCGCATGGAGCACAAGGCTGGCGAAAAGCTCTTCATCGACTTCTGTGGCCCCACCGTACCTATCGTCAACCCTGCGACCGGTAGCGTACGCCAGGTCGCTATCTTCGTCGCTGCCATGGGCGTGTCAGGCTATGCGTATATCGAAGCCTGCGAAGGCCAGGACATGGCATTGTGGCTCAACGCCAATAGCCGCTGCCTGCACTTCATGGGTGGGGTTCCGGAGCTGATGATACCTGATAATCTGCGCAGCGCTGTCAGCACCCCTGACCGCTATGAGCCGGTCATAAACCAGAGCTACCAGGCGCTGGCAAATCACTATGAGACAGTGGTGCTACCGGCGCGCCCGAGAAAACCGAAAGACAAGGCGAAGTCAGAATCAACTGTGCAGCTGGTAGAACGCTGGGTTTTGGCCCGGTTGCGTAAACGTAGGTTCTACTCGCTGGCCGAACTCAACCAGGTGATACGAGAACTCAATCATGAGTTGAATTTGCGCCCGATGCGTCATTACGGCGGACAAAGTCGCCTTGAACGCTTCGAGCAGCTGGACAAACCGGCTCTTGGGCCTCTACCGCCCACACAATGGGAATACAGTGAGTATCTCGTTGCCCGAGTGGGACCTGATTACCACATAGACTACGGCAAAAACTGGTACTCGGTGCCGCATCCGCTGGTTGGCGAGCGCGTTGACGTCATCGCCACCCAACGGCTGGTGCAAATCCACCATAAGGGCGTCTGCGTGGCTACGCACCCTCGCAGCGATAACGCCTATAGGCACACGACTCAGGCGGCGCACATGCCGGCTAACCATAAGGGGCAGAGTCAGTGGACGCCGGAAAGGCTGTGCAGTTGGGCGCTGTCGGTGGGTGTGTGCACACTGAAAGTGGTCGAGTCCATCCAAAAGAGCAAAGCCCATCCGGAGCAGGCTTACCGCTCCGTGCTGGGGCTACTCAATCTGCAACGGCGCTATGAGACGACGCGACTGGAGAAGGCCTGCGCGCTGGCGTTGGAGAAAGGGTGCATTAACCGCTCTTTCATAGCCAACGTATTGAAACACGGTCGTGAAAGTGAGGTCACCCAGGACGGAGCCGGCGTATCAATGCTGGTTCACGAAAACCTCCGAGGTCCGGACAGTTATCACTAA
- the bamB gene encoding outer membrane protein assembly factor BamB, translated as MQLRKRMFVGLLSVTLLSGCAWFSGEEDVVTMSPLPKVDNQFQPTTVWSRLVGGGSGDFYSNLHPAWQDARVFAADRRGVVKALDADSGKEIWSTDLSIRTGFLSRNRPAQLSGGVTAAGDRVYVGSELAKVYALDAQDGSLAWETMVAGEALSTPVVSDGVVLVHTSNGMLQALNEADGAVKWTVNLDVPPLTLRGESAPTTAFGAAIVGGDNGRVSAVMINQGQLIWQQRISQPSGATEIVRINDVQTTPVVVNGVVYALAYNGNLAALDLRSGQVMWSREIGSVTNLLVDGGRIYLVDQNDRVIAVDTQGGVTLWRQSDLLHRNLTSPVLYNGYIVTGDSEGYLYWINTDDGRFVAQQKVDSAGLLAAPIVAGDKLIVQAKNGEVYAITR; from the coding sequence ATGCAATTGCGTAAGAGGATGTTTGTAGGACTGTTATCGGTCACCCTGCTCAGCGGGTGCGCGTGGTTCAGCGGCGAAGAGGACGTGGTGACCATGTCGCCGCTGCCCAAAGTGGACAATCAGTTTCAGCCGACGACGGTATGGAGCCGCTTGGTCGGCGGCGGCTCCGGCGATTTCTATTCCAATTTGCACCCGGCCTGGCAGGATGCCCGCGTGTTCGCGGCCGATCGTCGAGGCGTGGTGAAAGCGCTGGATGCGGACAGCGGTAAAGAAATCTGGTCAACGGATCTTTCCATCCGCACCGGCTTCTTATCGCGCAACCGTCCGGCGCAGCTCTCCGGTGGCGTAACGGCGGCAGGGGATCGGGTCTACGTGGGCAGCGAGCTGGCTAAAGTCTACGCCCTCGACGCACAGGATGGCAGCCTCGCCTGGGAGACGATGGTTGCCGGCGAAGCGCTGTCCACGCCGGTGGTGAGCGATGGCGTGGTGCTGGTGCATACCAGCAACGGCATGCTACAGGCGCTTAATGAGGCCGACGGCGCGGTGAAATGGACCGTTAACCTCGATGTGCCGCCGTTGACGCTGCGCGGCGAATCCGCGCCGACCACGGCGTTTGGCGCCGCGATCGTGGGCGGCGATAACGGCCGCGTCAGCGCGGTGATGATCAATCAGGGCCAGCTGATTTGGCAGCAGCGCATCTCGCAGCCGAGCGGCGCCACGGAAATCGTTCGTATCAACGATGTGCAAACGACCCCGGTCGTGGTCAACGGCGTCGTCTACGCTCTGGCCTATAACGGCAACCTCGCGGCGCTGGATCTGCGCTCCGGCCAGGTAATGTGGTCGCGGGAAATTGGCTCCGTCACCAATCTGCTGGTGGACGGCGGACGAATCTATCTGGTGGACCAGAACGATCGGGTGATTGCGGTGGATACCCAGGGCGGCGTGACCCTCTGGCGCCAGAGCGACCTGCTGCACCGTAATTTGACCTCCCCGGTGCTGTATAACGGCTATATCGTTACCGGCGACTCGGAAGGCTACCTGTATTGGATCAATACCGATGACGGCCGGTTTGTCGCACAGCAAAAAGTGGACAGCGCCGGCCTACTGGCGGCTCCTATCGTTGCCGGCGATAAACTTATCGTGCAGGCGAAAAATGGCGAGGTTTACGCCATTACCCGCTAA
- a CDS encoding YfgM family protein — MEVYSTDNEQREALRRFFVDNGKALAIGVVLGVGALVGWRYWHNHHNDAMTAASSAWQPVNTGLAGQAGQPQLDAAQHFADANDNNYGALTSLGLARQYAERGDFAAAQTHLQKALGQTREANLQSIINLRLARVQLQQNNVDGALKTLDGVKEKGWTALAEDTRGDAQVVKGDHQAARAAYEKALQSGAPQALVRMKLNNLSS; from the coding sequence GTGGAAGTCTACAGCACTGATAATGAACAGCGCGAGGCGCTGCGTCGTTTCTTTGTCGATAATGGCAAAGCGCTGGCGATAGGCGTCGTGTTAGGCGTTGGCGCTCTGGTGGGCTGGCGTTACTGGCATAATCATCACAACGACGCCATGACGGCGGCATCCAGCGCCTGGCAGCCGGTAAACACCGGTCTTGCCGGTCAGGCCGGCCAGCCGCAGTTGGACGCTGCCCAGCATTTTGCCGACGCTAACGACAATAATTATGGCGCGCTGACCTCCCTGGGGCTGGCGCGGCAATACGCGGAGCGAGGCGATTTCGCCGCCGCCCAAACGCACCTGCAAAAGGCGCTTGGCCAAACCCGCGAGGCCAATCTGCAATCGATCATTAATCTGCGTTTGGCGCGCGTGCAGCTGCAGCAGAACAATGTGGATGGCGCATTGAAAACCCTCGACGGCGTGAAGGAGAAGGGCTGGACGGCGCTGGCGGAGGATACCCGCGGCGATGCGCAGGTGGTTAAAGGCGATCATCAGGCCGCGCGCGCCGCCTACGAAAAAGCGCTGCAGTCCGGCGCGCCGCAGGCGCTGGTGCGCATGAAACTGAATAATCTGTCCAGCTGA
- a CDS encoding protealysin inhibitor emfourin: protein MIAVSREGGFAYIPTLTSPQRFVLADMPPPERERLCDLITRAAPLAQPPRGVNAPGRGDQRYFRIQLFYRNGGEASAAALELLVPEQSAPPELQALWRQRQLDNDGSSTAR, encoded by the coding sequence GTGATTGCGGTGTCGCGTGAAGGCGGCTTTGCCTATATCCCCACGCTGACGAGTCCGCAGCGCTTCGTGCTGGCGGATATGCCGCCGCCCGAGCGCGAACGATTATGCGACCTCATCACTCGCGCCGCACCGCTGGCGCAACCGCCCCGCGGCGTAAACGCTCCGGGACGCGGCGACCAGCGTTATTTTCGTATTCAGCTCTTTTATCGCAACGGCGGAGAAGCCAGCGCCGCCGCCCTGGAATTGCTGGTGCCGGAACAAAGCGCACCGCCTGAACTCCAGGCGTTATGGCGCCAGCGACAGTTGGACAACGACGGGTCATCGACAGCGCGATGA